A DNA window from Actinomycetota bacterium contains the following coding sequences:
- a CDS encoding phosphoketolase family protein: MTHGRDDPGQRRSGSPSVDDALAGTDLRLLDAYWRAANYLAVGQIYLLANPLLREPLQPAHIKPRLLGHWGTTPGLNLIYAHLNRVIRARGLNMIYIAGPGHGGPAMVANVYLEGTYSEIYPGVSRDLAGLARLFRQFSFPGGVPSHVAAETPGSIHEGGELGYSLAHAYGAVLDNPDLIACCVVGDGEAETGPLAASWHSNKFLDAAHDGAVLPILHLNGYKIANPAVLARIPDSELDALFTGYGYRPLVVGGSDPFQVHRDLAAVLDAALDDIGAIQQAARDGDRHRPRWPLIILRTPKGWTGPKTVDGEPMEGTSRAHQVPLADVRSNPVQLAALEAWMHSYRPDELFDAAGALRPELAALAPSGSSRMGANPHANGGLLLHDLSLPDFRSYGVKVTAPGASTSEPTRVLGQWLRDVVSANRDRFRVFGPDETASNRLTALFEATDRAFDGRIEPGDDHLAPDGRVMEVLSEHLCEGWLEGYLLTGRHGLLNSYEAFIHIVESMFNQHAKWLKVSAGLGWRRPIASLTYLLSSHVWRQDHNGFSHQDPGFIDHVVNKKAGVIRVYLPPDTNCLLSVADHCLRSRDYVNVVVAGKQPSLNWLSMPDAVLHCARGIGIWEWASRGVQDPDVVMACCGDIPTLETLAAVDLLRRELPELKVRVVNVVDLMRLEPPTEHSHGMTDVEFTSVFTPDRPVIFAYHGYPWLIHRLAYRRENHLGLHVRGYKEEGTTTTPFDMVMLNDMDRFHLVMDVIDRVPGLNSRAGDVRQRMVDARALARAYAHREGEDPPDIREWVWPG, from the coding sequence ATGACTCACGGTCGCGACGACCCCGGCCAGCGTCGCTCGGGGTCTCCATCCGTCGACGACGCCTTGGCCGGTACGGATCTGCGGCTGCTGGATGCGTACTGGCGGGCGGCCAACTACCTCGCTGTCGGCCAGATCTACCTGCTCGCCAATCCGTTGCTCCGGGAACCGCTCCAGCCCGCGCATATCAAGCCCCGGCTGCTCGGGCACTGGGGGACAACACCGGGCCTGAATCTGATCTACGCCCACCTCAACCGGGTGATCCGCGCCCGGGGGCTCAACATGATCTACATCGCCGGGCCGGGCCACGGCGGCCCGGCGATGGTCGCCAATGTCTACCTGGAGGGGACCTACTCGGAGATCTACCCGGGTGTGAGCCGCGACCTGGCTGGGCTCGCACGGCTCTTCCGCCAGTTCTCCTTCCCCGGAGGGGTCCCCAGCCACGTCGCCGCCGAGACACCGGGATCGATCCATGAGGGGGGCGAGCTGGGTTACAGCCTGGCGCATGCCTACGGGGCAGTCCTCGACAACCCCGACCTCATCGCCTGTTGCGTCGTGGGCGACGGTGAGGCCGAGACCGGTCCCCTAGCGGCGAGCTGGCACAGCAACAAGTTCCTCGACGCAGCCCACGACGGCGCGGTGCTGCCCATCCTGCACCTCAACGGCTACAAGATCGCCAATCCTGCCGTGCTGGCCCGCATCCCGGACTCGGAGCTGGACGCCCTTTTCACGGGATACGGGTACCGGCCGCTTGTGGTGGGGGGCAGCGACCCATTTCAGGTACACCGCGACCTGGCTGCGGTCCTCGACGCCGCCCTGGATGACATCGGGGCCATCCAGCAGGCGGCCCGGGACGGTGACCGGCACCGGCCGCGCTGGCCCTTGATCATCCTCCGCACGCCAAAGGGCTGGACCGGCCCCAAAACCGTGGACGGTGAGCCGATGGAAGGCACCTCCCGGGCGCACCAGGTCCCCCTGGCCGACGTTCGGAGCAACCCCGTCCAGCTGGCGGCCCTGGAGGCCTGGATGCACAGTTACCGCCCGGACGAGCTGTTTGACGCCGCCGGCGCCCTCCGCCCCGAGCTGGCGGCCCTCGCCCCGTCGGGAAGCAGCCGGATGGGGGCCAATCCCCACGCCAACGGCGGGCTGCTCCTCCATGATCTCAGCCTGCCTGATTTCCGGTCCTACGGGGTGAAGGTCACCGCCCCCGGTGCCTCAACCAGCGAACCGACCCGGGTGCTGGGGCAGTGGTTGCGCGACGTGGTGTCCGCCAACCGGGACCGCTTCCGGGTCTTCGGGCCCGACGAGACGGCGTCCAACCGCCTGACCGCGCTGTTCGAGGCCACCGACCGGGCCTTCGATGGCCGGATCGAGCCAGGAGACGACCATCTCGCCCCGGACGGGCGCGTGATGGAGGTCCTGTCCGAGCACCTGTGCGAGGGGTGGTTGGAGGGCTACCTCCTGACCGGGCGCCACGGCCTGCTGAATTCCTATGAGGCCTTCATACACATCGTCGAGTCGATGTTCAACCAACATGCCAAGTGGCTGAAGGTGTCCGCCGGGTTGGGCTGGCGGCGCCCGATCGCTTCCCTCACCTACCTGCTCAGTTCGCATGTGTGGCGCCAGGACCACAACGGGTTCTCCCACCAGGACCCGGGGTTCATCGATCACGTCGTGAACAAGAAGGCGGGCGTCATCCGCGTCTATCTCCCGCCCGACACCAACTGCCTCCTGTCGGTGGCTGACCACTGCCTGCGGAGCCGGGACTACGTGAACGTGGTCGTCGCCGGCAAGCAGCCCTCGCTCAACTGGCTGTCGATGCCCGACGCCGTCCTGCACTGCGCCCGCGGCATTGGGATCTGGGAGTGGGCCAGCCGCGGTGTCCAGGATCCCGATGTGGTGATGGCCTGCTGCGGCGACATCCCCACCCTGGAGACCCTGGCCGCAGTCGACCTCCTTCGCCGGGAACTGCCCGAACTCAAAGTGCGGGTCGTGAACGTCGTGGACCTCATGCGCCTGGAACCGCCAACCGAGCACTCGCATGGCATGACCGACGTGGAGTTCACGTCGGTGTTCACCCCCGACCGCCCGGTGATCTTCGCCTACCACGGTTACCCCTGGCTCATCCATCGCCTGGCTTACCGGCGGGAAAACCACCTCGGCCTGCATGTGCGGGGCTACAAGGAGGAGGGCACCACCACGACGCCGTTTGACATGGTGATGCTGAACGACATGGACCGCTTCCACCTCGTCATGGATGTGATCGACCGGGTGCCGGGACTCAACTCCCGGGCCGGCGATGTCCGCCAGCGCATGGTCGATGCCCGGGCACTCGCCCGCGCCTACGCTCACCGGGAGGGCGAAGATCCGCCCGACATCCGCGAGTGGGTCTGGCCTGGGTAA